A genomic region of Jaculus jaculus isolate mJacJac1 chromosome 10, mJacJac1.mat.Y.cur, whole genome shotgun sequence contains the following coding sequences:
- the Lrrd1 gene encoding leucine-rich repeat and death domain-containing protein 1 encodes MSEEKDTSALEGSSGITRVFRNDSISQEEEEPGLIKEPTDLLNEASSDRTYDMHPSENALQSTSYSASNFNVNEEYEETIQLPETDIHSESKLETSQNFLPLMTEMTIEDSVISLASSDEMEEVSPDVFEDEYESDSESDDFILSLEDQGLQEFPVDILKVKYVKYLYLDKNQIKSFQGADPGDLLGLEILSLQENELSSIPLEIQFLYNLRKLNVSHNKISHIPQEIVCLWNIRQLFVDNNCIKNFPSSSLENLSNLEILSLGTNMLTHIPDSISSLKNLRILNLEYNQLTIFPKVLCFLPNLISLNLTGNLIKSLPKEIRELKNLEQFFMDHNKLLFLAVEIFQLPKIKELQLADNQLEVLSHKIENFRDLRVLNLDKNLLKSIPPKISQCVMLESLSLSDNKLTELPNNIHKLKNLRKLHVNRNNLALIPDDILHLNNIYSLEFSGNQITHVPIEIKNCRKITDIELNHNKITYFPVGLCALELLNYLSFNGNFISEIPVDISFSKQLLHLELNENKLLVFSEHLCSLINLQYLDLGKNQIKEIPPSISDMLSLRVLILSSNNFEIFPTELCTLENLQVLDLSENQLQEIPPDIYRLTEIQNLNVASNQFTSFPIELCQLESLEELNISQINGRKLTRLPEELSSMMQLKILDISNNAIKELPRNIGELESLVTLYAHNNQISSLPLSFLSLSILEQLDLRGNNLTALPSAIYNLSSLQEIDFDDNPLLRPPLEICKGKQLYTIARYLERADERDERILEKIFKIVANNITETNFEFLCQKLKLKTSKNAIYTKSAASISEKSYQAFVKWKEEKNSSLSDADLGEQLVRALNMIGAHDIMDKITALTLYTRAIKF; translated from the exons ATGTCTGAGGAAAAGGACACTTCAGCACTGGAAGGAAGTTCTGGAATCACTAGAGTCTTTAGGAATGACTCTATatcacaggaggaggaagagccaggGTTGATTAAAGAACCAACAGATTTGTTAAATGAAGCTTCTTCCGACCGGACATATGATATGCATCCTTCAGAGAATGCACTGCAGTCAACATCTTACTCTGCAAGCAATTTTAATGTAAATGAAGAATATGAGGAAACAATTCAGTTGCCTGAAACAGATATACACTCAGAATCCAAACTAGAAACGTCACAAAATTTCTTACCATTAATGACAGAGATGACCATAGAGGATTCTGTCATTAGCTTGGCATCTAGTGATGAAATGGAAGAAGTTAGCCCTGATGTCTTTGAAGATGAATACGAATCTGACTCAGAGTCAGATGACTTTATACTTAGTCTTGAAGACCAAGGTTTACAAGAATTCCCTgtagatattttaaaagtcaaatatGTGAAATATCTATACTTAGATAAGAatcaaataaaatctttccagGGGGCAGATCCAGGGGATCTGCTAGGACTTGAGATCCTATCCTTGCAAGAAAATGAATTATCATCAATTCCACTGGAAATTCAGTTCCTTTATAATTTAAGGAAATTAAATGTCAGTCACAACAAAATATCACATATACCTCAAGAAATAGTATGCCTTTGGAATATAAGACAACTCTTTGTAGATAATAACTGCATTAAGAACTTTCCTTCTTCCAGCTTAGAAAACCTTAGTAACTTGGAAATTTTAAGTTTGGGTACAAATATGTTAACACATATACCAGACTCTATATCTAGTTTGAAAAACTTGAGAATTCTCAATCTGGAATATAATCAATTAACAATATTTCCTAAAGTTCTCTGCTTCTTACCAAACTTAATCTCACTGAACCTTACTGGAAACTTGATAAAGAGTTTGCCAAAGGAAATTAGGGAACTTAAAAATTTAGAACAATTTTTCATGGATCACAACAAACTTCTCTTTTTGGCTGTGGAAATTTTTCAGCTACCCAAAATCAAAGAACTCCAACTGGCTGACAATCAGTTGGAAGTTCTTTCACACAAAATTGAAAATTTTAGAGATCTTAGGGTTCTTAATCttgataaaaatttattaaaaagtatACCCCCCAAAATTTCCCAGTGTGTAATGTTGGAATCCCTTAGTCTTAGCGATAACAAATTAACGGAACTTCCTAACAACATTCATAagcttaaaaatttaagaaaactgcATGTAAACAGAAATAATTTGGCACTAATACCTGATGACATCTTACATCTTAATAATATATATAGCCTGGAATTTTCAGGAAATCAAATCACACATGTGCCCATTGAAATAAAAAACTGCAGAAAAATAACTGACATTGAATTGAATCACAATAAGATAACCTATTTCCCAGTGGGACTGTGTGCTTTAGAGTTACTCAATTATTTGAGTTTTAATGGAAATTTCATTTCAGAAATACCTGTGGATATATCTTTCAGTAAACAGCTGCTTCATTTAGAGTTGAATGAAAACAAACTTCTTGTATTTTCTGAACACTTATGTTCTCTAATTAATCTTCAGTACTTGGATCTTGGTAAAAACCAAATAAAGGAAATTCCACCATCTATATCAGACATGCTATCACTCCGTGTACTTATTCTGTCTTCTAATAACTTTGAAATATTCCCAACAGAACTGTGTACTTTAGAAAATTTGCAAGTACTTGATCTTTCAGAAAATCAGTTACAGGAAATACCTCCTGATATATACAGGCTAACAGAAATCCAAAATTTAAATGTTGCAAGCAATCAATTCACGTCTTTTCCCATTGAATTGTGTCAACTTGAGTCACTGGAGGAGCTGAACATAAGTCAGATAAATGGTAGAAAG TTAACAAGACTTCCAGAAGAGCTGTCTAGTATGATGCAACTTAAAATACTTGATATCTCAAACAATGCAATCAAAGAGCTTCCAAGAAATATAGGAGAACTGGAAAGTCTGGTTACTTTATATGCACACAACAATCAAATAAGTTCTCTTCCACTATCTTTTTTATCTTTAAGCATCCTAGAGCAACTAGACCTGAGAG GAAACAATCTGACAGCCTTGCCTAGTGCCAtctacaatctttcctccctgcAGGAGATAGATTTTGATGACAATCCTTTGCTGAGACCTCCACTGGAAATCTGTAAAGGAAAACAGTTGTATACGATTGCACGCTATTTGGAAAGGGCAGATGAAAGAGATG AGAGAATCTTAGAGAAAATATTCAAGATAGTTGCCAACAATATCACTGAAACAAATTTTGAGTTTTTATGTCAAAAACTAAAACTGAAAACCTCAAAAAATGCTATCTATACCAAGAG